Sequence from the Terriglobales bacterium genome:
TGGAAGATCTCGCCCGGGTGCAAAAGGAACGGGAATGGCCGACGCGGGTGATTCAGCGGATTCAGGCCACGGTGCAGAACCGGGTTGTCGCCCGGGTGCTGCAATCGCAGACGGAGATGCGAATACCATGGACCGTGCGGCTCTTCTTCAAGATTCCCTTTTTGAAGAACACCGTGGCGCGGATCCTGGGATTCGGAGTGCGTCCAGAGCACGTAGAGAACTGAGCGCCTGGAATGACGATGAGAAGGAATGCTTCAGGGGGCCCGCTAGATCTTCGTACGCAGCGTCTTGACCAACCGGCGGAGAGCTTTTTCGTTGCGGCGGTACCATCGCCATTGACCCTGCTTCACGGCGTCGACCAGGCCGGCCTTGGTCAGGATGGCCATGTGATGCGAGATGGTCGGCTGGGAGAGGCGCACGCGTTCTTCAATGTCGCCGGCGCAAAGGCCGGTTTTTCCCGTGGAAGGGGCGCTCGTTGAACCTGCGCTGCGTTCTTTGAGGGCGAGGAGGATGCGGCGCCGCGTGGGATCGGCAATGGCGTGAAGCGTCTGGTCGAGAGAACTGGGTGAAGTGGTCATGGATGGACTAGGAATAGCTGTTAAATCGACGGTTGTCAATATGAATGCTGTGGGAAATTCTCAGGGTCGCTGCCGCGTGGCTCGCAGCCACTCGATGCGGGTGAACTCGAGGTAGCGCACGTCATTGTCCGGGAGGGAGCATTTCGACTGGTCCAGGTGCGGGGCAAGGGTTCCGCCGCGGATCCAGTAGCCGGTTGCGTCCTGCTTGAGAATGGTTGAGTCGAGCGGGTCCATGCCGTGCAGCTTGAAGACGACACGGCGGTTCAGCAGGGGATCAAGCTTCATAGGACGCTTCACTTCTTCTTCATTTCTATTTCTTCAGGATTGGGTTGTATCCGTCGTTGATGAGCCGGCCGCGCATTGCTTCCGCGTCTTTAATGTCGGCGAAAGGGCCGACCTGCACGCGAAACAGCTTGTCGGTGGAGGAATTGCCGGCCACGAAGGCGGGATACTGTTTTTTCTTGAGAGCATCGACCAGAGCATCGGCGTCATCCTGCTTGCTGACGGCGGCGACCTGCACGAAATAACCGACGGTGGGGGGCGCGGCCATGGGATCGGGCGGGTTGGCCGCCTGCGCTTCACTGCTGGAGGAAGATGCTCCGGGGGAAGATCCTGCTGCGGGGGACACGCCCTGTGAAGACGCGGGAGCTTGAGCCGCCGCGGCGGGGGTCGATGCCCTGTCAGCAGAGGCTGGCGTCAGTTGCGCATTGGCGTCCTTCTGCTCGACCGCTTTGTAAACGTCATCGGAGGAGCCGGTTGAGGGGACGTGGAGCTGGCGGGTTTGGGGCCGTTGGATGGAGTTGGCAGCGGGGACGGCATGCTGGTTGCGGCGAGTCCGGCGTCTGATTTGCGACCGAGGGTGTAGCCGAGCGCGAAGAAGACGGCGCAGACCATCACCAGGCCGAAGAAGAGGCCCAGCAGTTTCGCGGTGCCTAATGTGATTTCAGTGTCTTGTGAGGAATCCATCGCCACTATGTACCTCGGGGCTAAAGCCCACTTATCGAACAGCTCTTATCGCAGCGCTGGAAGCGCTGCGCCACCGGAATCCTGCGAAGGCAAAGTCCACTACGCGGACTTTGCCGCAGACTTGTCATCACCCTTGCCCAGCAGCTTCTGCAGACCAGAGAAAAAGTCGACGGGAACGGGGAAGATTACGGTGGTATTTTTCTCGACGCCGATTTCCGTCAGAGTCTGCAGGTAGCGGAGCTGCACGCTGACCGGTTCAGTGGCCAGCAGATGCGCGGCGTCCACCAGGCGCTGTGCGGCTGAGTACTCGCCTTCCGCGTGGATAATTTTGGAACGCTTTTCGCGCTCGGCTTCGGCCTGCTTGGCCATGGCGCGCAACATGGTTTCAGGCAGATCGACCTGCTTGACCTCAACGTTGGTTACCTTCACGCCCCAGGGAGCGGTATGTCCGTCGAGGATGGTCTGAATGCGGGCGTTGAGTTTGTCGCGGTGGGCGAGCAATTCATCGAGTTCAACTTCACCCAGCACAGAGCGCAACGTGGTCTGCGCAAACAGGGAAGTCTGATAGATGTAGTTAGAGACCTGCACCACGGCACGGTTGGGATCAATCACGCGCAGGGTGATGACGGCGTTTACTTTTAACGTGACGTTGTCGCGGGTAATGATGTCTTGCGCGGGAACTTCCATGGCTTCCTGACGGAGCGAGACGCGGACCATCTTGTCAAAAGGCCGGAAGACAAGGATGACGCCCGGCCCTTTGGGGTTGGGGTAGAGTTTACCGAGGCGGAAAATCACGGCGCGCTCGTACTCACGCAATATGTTGATTACTGAGAATAGATAGATGACAATAAAAATAACAAAACCGATGAAAAGGATTCCAAAACCACTATCCATTCGACACCTCCGCACTTTCTTTCTTTAATTTTACAATTTGAGCAACTGCGGGATTGTATACCACCAAACGACTTACGACCATTACGGATTTTTGTCTTTGTTCTCTTCTGGTTCTACTTCAAGTTGCAGGCCATGCACGGCACGGACGCGTACTCGCGATCCGATATCCGCCGGGACCCGGCTAACAGCATTCCACATCTCACCCATAACAAATACCGTACCCTCGGGGGCCAGTGGGACACGCACAACGGCAATCTCGCCGATCAATCCTTCCTGCCCGGTCTGCACTTTATTGCGCCGCGCCCGGATGGCAAGCGTCATGATTACAGCCGTCATGATTCCGAAGGGGATGCTGACTGCCAAAGCCGTAGCCAGCTTGACGCGCATTTCCGGGATGGGGCCATCCACCAGCATCAAAGACCCGAGCACCAGCAGGCCAATTCCACCGACGGTGAGCACACCGTGACTCTGAAATTTTGCCTCCAAGGCAAAAAGGACGAAGGCTGAGATGATAAGCGCCAATGCCGCGTATGAAATAGGCAGCAAATTGAAGGCAAACGCAGCCAGTAGTATTGCAATGAATCCGATTACTCCGGGGACGATCGCGCCAGGTGTGTTGAATTCTACGTAAAGCGCAAGGGCGCCGATGATGAACAAAATCAGAGCAATATCCGGATCGAGCAAATAGCTCATCATGCGCTGCTTCAGCGTTATCTCATATGTCTTAACCACGGGTGAGGAGAGATGCAGCGTGGTCTGGCTTCCATCGAAGCGCTTGATAGTTTTGCCGTCGAGCTGTTTGAACAGGTCCGCTTCATTGGGAGCGATGTATTCGATCAGGTGCTGGTTGAGGGCTTCCTGCTCCGTAAACGATTTTGATTGGCGAACGCCGCTTTCGGCCACCTCAACATTGCGTCCACGTTTGGAGACGAACGAGCGCATGAAGGCAGCCGCGTCATTCTCCAGCTTCTCTTTCATTACATCATCCATCTTCGCGCCGAAGATCACAGGATGCGCCGCGCCGGTATTTGTGCCCGGCGACATAGCGGCCACGTCAGCCGATTCGAGAATAAAGAACCCGGCGGAAGCGGCCCGGCTGCCGGTGGGAGTCACATAAACGATGACGGGAACGGATGAAGCCAGAATTTTGGAGATGATCTCGCGGGTTGAATCCACCAGCCCCCCCGGCGTGTAGAGCTCCAGCAGCACGGCTTCGGCATGGTCCTGCTGGGCCAAGTCTATTGCACGGCTGATGTATTCCTGGCTAATGGGCTGAATTGTGTCATCTACCACAACCTTCACTACTTCCTGCCGGCCTGCTGATTCAGCAGAGGTAGCGGCACAGAACGCCAACAAGACAAACGCGAATTGGATAAATCGCTTCATGGTTTTTGCAGCGGCTGCGCTTTCCCCGCGAGCTTGGCTGCGATCTCCTGATGCAGGGCCTGGGCTGCAACGTACGATGGGTCGAGCGCCAGCGCCTTATCGGCCTCCGCCTGGGCCGTCTGCGTGTCGCCTTCCTTCAGACTGAGCTCTCCCAGAATTGTATGCGCTTCGGCGGAGGGTTGCAGCTTGGCAGCAAGATTGGCCTCGCTGCGTGCCCCGGCAATATCGTCGAGTTTTTCCAGAACGTGCGCCAGGCCGCTGTGCGCTGCAGCATTCAACGAGTTGATGTGAATGGCTTCTTGAAACTCTTTTTGCGCTTCGGTCACAAAGCCCTGGGTGAGCAAATTGAGGCCCTGTTCCACGTGATAATCGGCGTGCGTCTGCGGATCGGAGCTGACCAGCCGCGCTTCGTTGGCGTTGTCAATTTCCATGGCCAACTCGCGAAAAGAAGTCTCGTCATAGTTGCTCTTGATCCGCTCCAGCGGCAATTTGGTAAACACAGCGTGGGGCAGGAGCGCGGAATCGAGCAACCCCCTGGCTTCTTTGTCGTCCGAACGCAGCACCAGGGCTTCACGCAGTTGCGACGTGGCGCCATTGACGTCGCCCGCGCGCAGCAGAGTGACAGCCAAATTAAAGCGGTAATCGGAGTCGTTCGGATCAGCTTGCACAGCTTTGCGAAAATACTCAACCGCGCTCTTGCCGCGCCGGCTGGAGACCACGCCTAGGTTGTTGTAAACCTCGGTCAACGGCATCTCTGAGGCGACGAAGGCGAAGCTGCTCTCGGCGGTGGCGAAGTCCCCGGCATAGTAGGAACTCAAGCCTGCATCGAAATTTGCCTCCAGGGCCTGAGGGCTGTTTTTGGCAATCTGTTTGAAAGTGGGAATAGCTTCCGCATAGTTGTGTTCTGCGTAGTACGCTTTTCCCAGTTGCAAGAGGGCAAGACTGTAAGAGGGGCTGAGCCGCACAGCCTCGCGCAGGCGTTTGATCTTCTCATCATTCGATCCTGCCATGATGCCGCGAATGTAGTTTTCCAGGGCATCCAGACGGATGGGAGGGGAAGAGCTGACAAATTGATTGCGCGAAGAAACCTGGTCCGGGTCCAGCACACGTAGCAGGTCCCAGGCCAATCCGGATTGCAGGTCAATAAGATTTGCGAGTGGACCTGATTCGCTGACTTCCGGCGAAAGCCGCAACGTATTCATATCGAGCAACTGGGCGCTCGACTGGAAGATTTGCCCGTCGAAGTTGTAGTGGCCCAGGACCACGTAATCCACGTCCATCTGTTGGGCAACTTCGAAGATGGTGGCGCGTGAGAGCTTAACGTTGGCAGGGATGCCGAGGCGGTCGAAGGCGTAGCGGCGTTCATCGCGCGCGATGATATACATCGGACTCGAACTCATGCGCTGGCTCAACACTTCGGGGAACGACTCGCTGATCCATTCGAGTCCGGGCGCGTGCGACTGATTTTCAAATGGCAGGATAAGCAGCGTGTTGGCCACGTGCGACTCGGTTGCAGCGCACACGGCAGAACCCGTAGTCAGTATGAGGACCAGCCCTAGAATGACGAAATGGGTGCGTACCTTCAAACCTGATTAAATTATAGCGGGCTCCGCAGCCAAAAGAAGAGGCAGTGGTGCAGTTTGAGATATCCACCCACGGGAGGCGTGGGCAAGATGCCCACACGACAGCTGGCGAGACGCCGGCGCTACGTCAAACTGAGCCACCACCCCCGGGCTTGCTGGGGACCCCGACTCGCGCTATACTCGCGCTCACACGGCGCTTGCTACGCGTTCACCCGGTTTGGCTAAGGGCAGCCAAAACAAGGCTGCTGTACTTGGTCCGCCGGTTAGCGCGGAGCTTGCAAGTAAGCTCTTGAAGAATTGTAGCCTTGCGCTATAATTCGGCAACTTATTCATGTCAAAAGCGGAGCGAGCTTCCGAGCGCGGTGTACGTGCCAGCGTAGCTGTGGTTGGTTCTGCATTGGCGCTGGCGCTGCTGATTTTGGGCCTGGTGGCAGCCCGGGGCCGCACTGAGTCTCCGGTTCTGTTGGCCGAACTCAATCCACCCACTATTCCAGCAGATGGTCACAGCACGATGCTATTGCGGCTTCACGCCAGTGATGGACGCGCGCTTTCACCCAGCCAAATTTCCCTTCACTTTTCTCAGCATTCGCCCAGTTACCATGTTGATTTTTTAGCGCCGGATGGCAATGGAGTCGAAGCAAGAATTTCTGCGGGTATTCTGCCGGGTGAGGGCGAAGCGCTGGTTCGAACGCCCCACCTCAAGCCGGTGCGCATTCGTTTTACAGCAGAGCCGGATTACAGCGACCGCTTTGGCGACGGCACGCCTGACTTTTTGCGTCTGGATGCTCCCGCCGACCGCGATGCCTTCCGGCGGTGGTTCACACTGCTGGCGGAGGTAGAAGCAACCCAACCCACGGAGAAACTGCCGGCGGAGATCAACGATTGCGCCGGGCTTATCCGCTTTGCCTATCGCGAAGCCCTAAGCACACATGATCAGGTCTGGATGGCGCAACAACGCTTGCAGGCTGCGCCGGGGGTTGCTTCCGTAGAAAAATACCAGTACCCCTTTACACCCTTGGGCGCGGGATTGTGGCGGATACAACCTGGCAGCTTTCAATCCGATGATCTTAGCGACGGCGCCTTTGCCCAGTTTGCTGATGCCAAGACCTTGAAGAACCTGAATATGCATTTCATCAGCAAAGACCTGCGCCAGGCGCATCCCGGAGATATTCTTTTCTACCGCCAGCTCCAGCAAAACTCTCCTTATCACTCCATGATTTTTGTAGGACACAGCCAATTGCAACCCGAGCTGCACGATCCGATTGTGATTTATCACACAGGTTCCATCGGCAAGTCGAAGGGAGAAATTCGTGCGCTGCGAATTTCTGACTTGATGAATTTTCCCGCGCCACGCTGGAGACCGCTGGCGGGGAACAGCAATTTTCTGGGCGTGTATCGCTGGAACATTTTGAAAGAGGCAAACTAGTGCGACTGCAAAAACGATTTGCGACGTGGCTTCTGGCATGGCTTCAAGTTTGGCTTCTGTTGACCAGCTTCTTAGGGGCGTCTGCCAAAGAGCCGGGAGCGTATTTCTCAGTCAGCAGCGACCGGACGTATCTTCCGAATGAAAAAGCCAAGATTCGCGTCTACGCCAACGGAGTGAACGCACTGGAGTTTCGCCTCTATCGGGTCAACGATCCGGCGGCGTTCTTCGAGAAACTCGATGACGTCCACAGCTTCGGCCACGTCACCTCCGAAGGGCCAGTGGAAGAGAAGACATGGATCGAAAGTTTTCACGACTGGAAAAGCTCACTGTGGTACCGCGTCCGCAATTTCATGCGCAGCCAGTACTCGGAAGAATCGCGCAGCAAGATTCGCGAGGCGCAGGCGGAGGCAGCACGCAGCAAGCTCAGCACCGCGACCGTGTTTGCCATGGTTCCGCTGCTCAACTCCAAGCAACTGGTTGCACGCTGGAGCCAGGAAGCAACTTCCGGTGAAATTTCCGAGACCAGCGAAGTTCCGGTGGATAACCTTAAAGCCGGCGTATACATCGTTGAGGCGACGGACGGCACTTTGCGCGCCTATACCGTTCTCGTGATCAGCGAACTGGGCTTCGTCACCAAGACCGCGCCCGGCCAGTTGCTGGCCTACACAGTGAATCGCCGCAGCGGCGTGCCCGTTCCAGACGCTTCCATTGTGCTGTGGGGCAGCAAAAAGGAAGTTGTT
This genomic interval carries:
- a CDS encoding SPOR domain-containing protein, yielding MSPAAGSSPGASSSSSEAQAANPPDPMAAPPTVGYFVQVAAVSKQDDADALVDALKKKQYPAFVAGNSSTDKLFRVQVGPFADIKDAEAMRGRLINDGYNPILKK
- a CDS encoding metalloregulator ArsR/SmtB family transcription factor; translated protein: MTTSPSSLDQTLHAIADPTRRRILLALKERSAGSTSAPSTGKTGLCAGDIEERVRLSQPTISHHMAILTKAGLVDAVKQGQWRWYRRNEKALRRLVKTLRTKI
- a CDS encoding nodulation protein NfeD is translated as MKRFIQFAFVLLAFCAATSAESAGRQEVVKVVVDDTIQPISQEYISRAIDLAQQDHAEAVLLELYTPGGLVDSTREIISKILASSVPVIVYVTPTGSRAASAGFFILESADVAAMSPGTNTGAAHPVIFGAKMDDVMKEKLENDAAAFMRSFVSKRGRNVEVAESGVRQSKSFTEQEALNQHLIEYIAPNEADLFKQLDGKTIKRFDGSQTTLHLSSPVVKTYEITLKQRMMSYLLDPDIALILFIIGALALYVEFNTPGAIVPGVIGFIAILLAAFAFNLLPISYAALALIISAFVLFALEAKFQSHGVLTVGGIGLLVLGSLMLVDGPIPEMRVKLATALAVSIPFGIMTAVIMTLAIRARRNKVQTGQEGLIGEIAVVRVPLAPEGTVFVMGEMWNAVSRVPADIGSRVRVRAVHGLQLEVEPEENKDKNP
- a CDS encoding tetratricopeptide repeat protein; its protein translation is MKVRTHFVILGLVLILTTGSAVCAATESHVANTLLILPFENQSHAPGLEWISESFPEVLSQRMSSSPMYIIARDERRYAFDRLGIPANVKLSRATIFEVAQQMDVDYVVLGHYNFDGQIFQSSAQLLDMNTLRLSPEVSESGPLANLIDLQSGLAWDLLRVLDPDQVSSRNQFVSSSPPIRLDALENYIRGIMAGSNDEKIKRLREAVRLSPSYSLALLQLGKAYYAEHNYAEAIPTFKQIAKNSPQALEANFDAGLSSYYAGDFATAESSFAFVASEMPLTEVYNNLGVVSSRRGKSAVEYFRKAVQADPNDSDYRFNLAVTLLRAGDVNGATSQLREALVLRSDDKEARGLLDSALLPHAVFTKLPLERIKSNYDETSFRELAMEIDNANEARLVSSDPQTHADYHVEQGLNLLTQGFVTEAQKEFQEAIHINSLNAAAHSGLAHVLEKLDDIAGARSEANLAAKLQPSAEAHTILGELSLKEGDTQTAQAEADKALALDPSYVAAQALHQEIAAKLAGKAQPLQKP
- a CDS encoding slipin family protein; amino-acid sequence: MDSGFGILFIGFVIFIVIYLFSVINILREYERAVIFRLGKLYPNPKGPGVILVFRPFDKMVRVSLRQEAMEVPAQDIITRDNVTLKVNAVITLRVIDPNRAVVQVSNYIYQTSLFAQTTLRSVLGEVELDELLAHRDKLNARIQTILDGHTAPWGVKVTNVEVKQVDLPETMLRAMAKQAEAEREKRSKIIHAEGEYSAAQRLVDAAHLLATEPVSVQLRYLQTLTEIGVEKNTTVIFPVPVDFFSGLQKLLGKGDDKSAAKSA
- a CDS encoding DUF1175 domain-containing protein, encoding MSKAERASERGVRASVAVVGSALALALLILGLVAARGRTESPVLLAELNPPTIPADGHSTMLLRLHASDGRALSPSQISLHFSQHSPSYHVDFLAPDGNGVEARISAGILPGEGEALVRTPHLKPVRIRFTAEPDYSDRFGDGTPDFLRLDAPADRDAFRRWFTLLAEVEATQPTEKLPAEINDCAGLIRFAYREALSTHDQVWMAQQRLQAAPGVASVEKYQYPFTPLGAGLWRIQPGSFQSDDLSDGAFAQFADAKTLKNLNMHFISKDLRQAHPGDILFYRQLQQNSPYHSMIFVGHSQLQPELHDPIVIYHTGSIGKSKGEIRALRISDLMNFPAPRWRPLAGNSNFLGVYRWNILKEAN